TACTTAATGCGATTAGTGTGCCAATCCAATTTCTGCACAGACATATTTCCCTTAAGATATTTATCAGAAATCACTTAAGACTTTTTCATTAGTTTTGTATTTCGTTCAAACCACAGTCCTTTTTTCAATAATCTGTTCCCAATAGTACAATTTTCAATTGGGTAATATTCTCAGGACATGATTTTTATCTTTTCCAAGGGTAGGAAACGATAAGGGTGCGGCTTCGGTTGCATTATGGGACTGGGCAAATATACTATTGGGTTCCTTTAAAGGATCGAGCTTCAAAACTGCGATCATCTTACGTCAAGTAGTCTCAGCAAGCGCTGAGTTTTTTAGAACCCACTAGATAGTCAAAGAGTTTACAAATGGGTCAAAAGTGTGATTCCTGTGGCAAGACTCCTGTAGTCGGTAATCGAGTTCGTCAACGTGGTAAATACAAATACCTAGGCGGTAACGGTCGTCAGACAACGGGTATTTCCAAACGAGTTTTCAAGCCGAACTTGCAAAAAATCCGTGTTCAAGTTGGAGGCAGCGTTCAAACACTACGTGTTTGTACCCAATGCATTCGATCTGGTAGAGTTACCAAAGCCGTCGCTAGAAAACCGTTTACGCTACCAACTAAATAGTATTAGTCTCGCTCTAAAATAGAACAAACGATGAGCACTCAACTCTCAGAGGATGATGTACTTAAAGTTGCTTCACTTTCCCGACTAAAACTCTCCGAGACGGAAGTTCATACTCTGGGGAAACAGATGGAGTCCGTGTTGAAGTATATCGACATGCTAAACGAGTTGGATACCAAATCCATCGAACCCATGGCTCACGCGATTGAGATTTCCAATATCTTTCGCAATGATCAACTGCAGGAAAGCCTGCCACGAGACAAAGCGCTCTCTAATGCGCCTCAAACGGATGGAAATTACTTCCTCGTTCCCGCAATTCTCTAGTTGTCCGGCGTTTAAACAATTGCTTACCTGAAAGCAAAAAATTCCAAGGCCCGGCTTGATCACAAGTCGGGCCTTTAAAACTAAAAGGGAGACTCGACATTCCATGTCCAACATGTCAATGACCGCAAGTAAATTGCTTGCGAAAATGAGTTCAGGTGAAATCAGCAGTGAAGAAATCACTTCTGCCTGTTTGAATGAAATCGCCCACCGAGACAACAACATCAACGCCTTTCTCTCTGTCCAGCAGGAATCTGCATTAGAGAAAGCGCGAGAAGTCGATCAAAAACGAACAGCGGGAAAGCCGCTGGGAAAGCTGGCAGGCATCCCCGTTGCACTCAAAGACAATATCTGTACCGAAGGCGTGAACACTACTTGCGCCAGTAGAATGCTGGAGAATTTCGTTCCGCCTTATGATGCCCATATTGTTGAAAGGCTGAAAGCGGCTGACGCGGTCTTGATTGGCAAAACCAATCAGGATGAATTTGCCATGGGTTCGTCAACCGAAAATTCAGCGTTCAAGACCACAACCAACCCCTGGAATACTGCCCACGCCGCCGGTGGTTCAAGTGGAGGCTCAGCAGCAGCGGTAGCCGCTGGTTTTGCGCCGCTGGCATTAGGCAGTGATACAGGTGGATCTATTCGTCAACCAGCCAGCTTTTGTGGCGTTGTTGGTTTGAAGCCTACTTATGGCCGCGTTTCTCGTTATGGATTAATTGCTTTTGCCAGTTCTCTCGATCAAATCGGCCCTTTTGCCAGAGATGTCACCGATGCCGCACTAGTGATGGAAATTATCGCAGGTAAAGACCACCGTGATACTACAAGTCTTGATGCAGCAGTTCCTGAATTTACATCGGAGTTAGAACAACCACTCGAAAATCTCAAAGTCGGATATGTCGAACACCTACAAGAAGAAGGGCTTCACGACGAAGTCAGAGAAGCGACTCTTCGTGCACTGGATGTTTATAAATCTTTGGGAGCAGAACTGGTCCCAATTAAGTTGCCGCACGCTAAATATTGTGTTGCCACTTATTACATTATCGCTCCTTCCGAAGCCTCCAGTAATCTTGCCCGTTACGATGGCGTGCATTACGGTTATCGTGCTGATCATTTTGAAAATATGATTGATATGTATGCTGCAAGCCGCGGGGAAGCATTTGGTGATGAAGTCAAACGCCGTATTATGCTGGGGACTTATTCACTCTCATCCGGTTACTACGATGCCTATTACCTCAAAGCATTGAAGGTCAGGCGATTGATTCGAAATGATTTTGAGCAGGCGTTTCAATCAGTTGATATCATCGCTTCGCCGGTAACACCCACTCCCGCTTTTGCTATCGGTGAACATGTAGATGATCCGCTGGCAATGTATCTGGCTGACATCTTTACAACCAGCGCTAATCTTTCTGGTATCCCAGGAATCTCAATTCCTGCCGGCTTCAGTGAAAATAAATTGCCGATCGGCTTACAATTATTGGCACCTCCACTGGAAGAAGAAAGACTCTTACGTGCCGCCCGCATGTTTGAGCGGGAAACAGAATGGCACTTGAAGCATCCAGAATAAAATAAATGGACGATATTTCTCATTACGAAATTACTTTTAACTGAATCTAGAACATTGAAATAAAGGTTAGCGTGACATAATGGACTATACGGTCATCATCGGTCTTGAAGTTCACGTGCAGTTACAGACCAACACCAAACTCTTCTGTGGCTGTTCTACAAAATTCAACCCGGATGAGCCTAATACACAGACCTGTCCCGTCTGTCTGGGTTTACCTGGTGCACTGCCGGTATTAAATCGAGAAGCATTTGAATTAGGCATGAAGACAGGATTGGCCATTAATTGTGAGATTCCTTCTTTTACAAAATGGGACCGTAAACAATACTACTATCCTGATCTTCCCAAGGCATACCAAATCAGCCAATATGATCTCCCTATGAGTCAAAACGGCTGGCTGGAAATCGAAATTAATTCTGAAACTCG
The Gimesia aquarii DNA segment above includes these coding regions:
- the rpmB gene encoding 50S ribosomal protein L28; this translates as MGQKCDSCGKTPVVGNRVRQRGKYKYLGGNGRQTTGISKRVFKPNLQKIRVQVGGSVQTLRVCTQCIRSGRVTKAVARKPFTLPTK
- the gatC gene encoding Asp-tRNA(Asn)/Glu-tRNA(Gln) amidotransferase subunit GatC, with amino-acid sequence MSTQLSEDDVLKVASLSRLKLSETEVHTLGKQMESVLKYIDMLNELDTKSIEPMAHAIEISNIFRNDQLQESLPRDKALSNAPQTDGNYFLVPAIL
- the gatA gene encoding Asp-tRNA(Asn)/Glu-tRNA(Gln) amidotransferase subunit GatA codes for the protein MSNMSMTASKLLAKMSSGEISSEEITSACLNEIAHRDNNINAFLSVQQESALEKAREVDQKRTAGKPLGKLAGIPVALKDNICTEGVNTTCASRMLENFVPPYDAHIVERLKAADAVLIGKTNQDEFAMGSSTENSAFKTTTNPWNTAHAAGGSSGGSAAAVAAGFAPLALGSDTGGSIRQPASFCGVVGLKPTYGRVSRYGLIAFASSLDQIGPFARDVTDAALVMEIIAGKDHRDTTSLDAAVPEFTSELEQPLENLKVGYVEHLQEEGLHDEVREATLRALDVYKSLGAELVPIKLPHAKYCVATYYIIAPSEASSNLARYDGVHYGYRADHFENMIDMYAASRGEAFGDEVKRRIMLGTYSLSSGYYDAYYLKALKVRRLIRNDFEQAFQSVDIIASPVTPTPAFAIGEHVDDPLAMYLADIFTTSANLSGIPGISIPAGFSENKLPIGLQLLAPPLEEERLLRAARMFERETEWHLKHPE